Proteins encoded together in one Acanthochromis polyacanthus isolate Apoly-LR-REF ecotype Palm Island chromosome 12, KAUST_Apoly_ChrSc, whole genome shotgun sequence window:
- the isoc2 gene encoding isochorismatase domain-containing protein 2 isoform X2: MANIGRLSVKDSVLFLCDMQEKFRPNIFQFTNIVSNAARLLQASRVLEIPPILTEQYPKGLGPTVPELGAEGLTAHTKTCFTMIIPEVEKQLQELGKPKQVILCGIETHACIACTAYDLLEKGMEVHIVADAVSSRSQTDRLFALSRLKQSGAFLTTTEAVMLQLVQDAKHPAFKEIQKLMLHTSPDTALLSFFSAL, encoded by the exons a tgGCGAACATCGGCCGGCTCTCCGTCAAGGATTCGGTTCTCTTTCTGTGCGACATGCAGGAGAAGTTCAGACCCAACATCTTCCAGTTCACCAACATCGTCAGCAACGCGGCTCGACTGCTGCAG GCCAGCCGGGTTCTGGAAATCCCCCCCATCCTGACCGAGCAGTACCCCAAAGGTCTGGGACCCACGGTACCGGAGCTGGGAGCAGAAGGTCTGACGGCTCACACCAAGACCTGCTTCACCATGATCATCCCAGAGGtggagaagcagctgcaggagctgGGGAAGCCCAAACAGGTCATCCTGTGTGGGATAGAAACCCACGCCTGCATCGCC TGTACGGCCTACGACCTGCTGGAGAAGGGGATGGAGGTTCACATCGTGGCTGATGCCGTCTCATCCAGAAG cCAGACCGACCGACTCTTCGCTCTGTCCAGACTGAAGCAGAGTGGAGCTTTTCTCACCACCACTGAAGCCGTTATGCTGCAGCTGGTCCAGGACGCCAAACACCCCGCATTCAAGGAG ATCCAGAAGCTGATGCTCCACACGTCTCCTGACACCGCCCTGCTGTCCTTCTTCAGCGCCCTGTAG
- the isoc2 gene encoding isochorismatase domain-containing protein 2 isoform X1, whose translation MANIGRLSVKDSVLFLCDMQEKFRPNIFQFTNIVSNAARLLQASRVLEIPPILTEQYPKGLGPTVPELGAEGLTAHTKTCFTMIIPEVEKQLQELGKPKQVILCGIETHACIACTAYDLLEKGMEVHIVADAVSSRSQTDRLFALSRLKQSGAFLTTTEAVMLQLVQDAKHPAFKEIQKLMLHTSPDTALLSFFSAL comes from the exons A tgGCGAACATCGGCCGGCTCTCCGTCAAGGATTCGGTTCTCTTTCTGTGCGACATGCAGGAGAAGTTCAGACCCAACATCTTCCAGTTCACCAACATCGTCAGCAACGCGGCTCGACTGCTGCAG GCCAGCCGGGTTCTGGAAATCCCCCCCATCCTGACCGAGCAGTACCCCAAAGGTCTGGGACCCACGGTACCGGAGCTGGGAGCAGAAGGTCTGACGGCTCACACCAAGACCTGCTTCACCATGATCATCCCAGAGGtggagaagcagctgcaggagctgGGGAAGCCCAAACAGGTCATCCTGTGTGGGATAGAAACCCACGCCTGCATCGCC TGTACGGCCTACGACCTGCTGGAGAAGGGGATGGAGGTTCACATCGTGGCTGATGCCGTCTCATCCAGAAG cCAGACCGACCGACTCTTCGCTCTGTCCAGACTGAAGCAGAGTGGAGCTTTTCTCACCACCACTGAAGCCGTTATGCTGCAGCTGGTCCAGGACGCCAAACACCCCGCATTCAAGGAG ATCCAGAAGCTGATGCTCCACACGTCTCCTGACACCGCCCTGCTGTCCTTCTTCAGCGCCCTGTAG
- the atg12 gene encoding ubiquitin-like protein ATG12, which yields MSDSAESPTETQKEEPQPPADDSAANDEKKKIDVLLKAVGDTPIMKTKKWAVDRGRTVQSLAQFISRFLKLDGNEQLFIYVNQSFAPSPDQEVGVLFDCFGSDGKLVLHYCKSQAWG from the exons ATGTCTGACAGCGCAGAGTCTCCGACAGAAACCCAGAAAGAAGAGCCGCAGCCGCCCGCAGATGACTCGGCAGCAAACgatgagaagaagaaaa ttgACGTGCTGCTGAAGGCGGTCGGAGACACTcccatcatgaagaccaagaaGTGGGCCGTGGACCGGGGCAGGACGGTCCAGTCGCTCGCCCAGTTCATCTCACGCTTCCTCAAACTGGACGGCAACGAGCAGCTG TTCATCTACGTTAACCAGTCGTTTGCTCCGTCTCCGGACCAAGAAGTCGGCGTCCTCTTTGAT TGCTTCGGCAGCGATGGGAAGCTGGTCCTACATTACTGCAAATCTCAGGCGTGGGGTTAA